The Pocillopora verrucosa isolate sample1 chromosome 2, ASM3666991v2, whole genome shotgun sequence genome has a segment encoding these proteins:
- the LOC136279066 gene encoding ATP-binding cassette sub-family C member 4-like has product MAPKSGYMKISGDKDEKVSFVSSLFFRWMNEVLKKGSQRPLDQNDFLPLSDENSGRFVTDKLRKSWESEKHHCKTNGKRPKLWKSVFYMLSAKDVIIILMGNILCTTSRLLFPLFLGYLVSKLMSTEAENTYRLYACALAMCLNGLIGCLGMHQDSYRCEILGIKIGSALRGLVYQKKLLLSKQTLLKFTAGRLLDLISNDVKRMEEETVKFFVAAVFAVPAYVGTIFLIYNLIGWQAVMGVFLLCVLMPYFAVLSYVNAKLRLRTATVSDQRISQMNQVVSGIRAVKTHAWEDEYRRKIKHVRRNEISVISKRTAIQSSIDALLYSATPLATLVSVIIMVLTGQTLTPANVFMLLSFMGVIKFSGMLNMTSGLMVTYDAYVSLGRIEEFLLLENLLQASESDLSNEPQQKAKSTATYLSRSYLKKEEENTEKVSLSRESRELGPTILCVSNLSYAKTHHEEEFILEDINFFAPSKSLTVITGPVGSGKSTLLSAIAGEIWNTSGTIDYQGSVIYLPQTAWVFSGTIKENILFGQPYKESKYERIIDVCALKEDFQRLPDGDQTVVGERGEVLSGGQQARVSLARAVYSDGDIYLLDDPLSAVDVKVGQHIFNKCIKDLLGDKIVLFASHQQQHMENADEVIVLYKGRVLDKGRFTELQEKGVINSTVDPLYKAALKDKTDSSEPFCWEDKEEDNDAEKCQKIHSLPNEAKSLKIAREDRSIGVVTSKLYWDYFRSGAHPLMLTGMVGLSLITQAIIVAPDLWLSFLARLNQEDQKNKTYLSVFACLVGACFIFTIVRAYGFFLVCLKCAEHLHDKMVVAILQAPVLFFDSNPVGRILNRFSNDIGCVDEMLPKTFLAAMQMLLVIFGQILVTVVTNVWLMFLVVPISMLVVFLSNYYLKTARELKRLESISRSPVFAHFSETLIGLDTIRTRGRQTDFVDALYRYQDVHNQAYIMVMASGRWLGTRLDCLASLLVGAFAVAAILVSQDAAYAGLALVYVIQTLNATQYAVRKTSEVENYMTSVERVMTYTQLDQEPGYEEERTPPKDWPRRGSIVLRDVSLTYYPMGPQVLKNINLSIKGGAKIGVAGRTGAGKSSFVAALMCMPDADGEIVIDDVPIKEIGLQQARRGISVLGQSPVLFSGSLRKNLDILDKFRDAELWEALEDVQLKDFVGRLEAKLDHELLEHGANVSVGERQLICLARVLLQRSKIVVLDEPTAHVDPDTEQTIWNVVRDKLKESTVITIAHRLNTIKDCEKILVLKDGKVKGFDNFDSIMNIK; this is encoded by the exons AtggcaccaaaaagcggttACATGAAAATCTCTGgtgataaagatgaaaaagtcagttttgtatcttcacttttttttcgttgGATGAACGAAGTCCTTAAAAAGGGCAGTCAAAGACCTTTGgatcaaaatgactttttaccCTTGTCAGACGAGAACTCTGGCCGTTTTGTCACCGACAAGCTTCGAAAAAGCTGGGAAAGCGAGAAACATCATTGCAAGACGAATGGGAAAAGGCCCAAACTTTGGAAAAGCGTGTTTTATATGCTTTCTGCCAAagatgttatcatcattttgatgGGGAATATATTGTGCACAACTTCTCGCCTTCTCTTTCCACTGTTCCTCGGGTATCTTGTTTCTAAGCTTATGTCAACTGAGGCAGAGAATACTTATCGGCTCTACGCCTGCGCATTAGCTATGTGTCTCAATGGTTTGATCGGTTGTCTTGGTATGCACCAGGATAGCTACAGATGTGAAATATTGGGGATCAAAATAGGAAGCGCCCTGAGGGGACTGGTGTACCAAAAG AAACTTCTACTCAGCAAGCAGACGCTACTGAAATTCACTGCAGGACGTTTACTCGACCTGATATCCAATGATGTTAAAAGAATGGAAGAAGAGACAGTCAAGTTTTTTGTCGCAGCCGTTTTCGCAGTCCCTGCTTATGTAGGGACAATATTCCTTATCTACAATTTGATTGGCTGGCAGGCTGTTATGGGTGTGTTCCTTCTGTGTGTTCTTATGCCGTACTTTGCCGTTTTGTCCTATGTTAATGCTAAGCTGCGCTTGCGCACAGCTACAGTGTCCGATCAGCGAATCTCCCAAATGAATCAAGTAGTTTCCGGGATCCGCGCGGTCAAAACGCATGCGTGGGAGGACGAATATAGACGAAAGATAAAACATGTAAGAAG AAATGAAATCAGCGTCATTTCGAAGAGGACAGCCATTCAGTCAAGTATTGATGCCTTGTTATACAGTGCAACGCCACTGGCCACTCTGGTGTCAGTAATTATTATGGTGCTTACAGGCCAGACCCTCACGCCCGCCAATGTTTTCATGCTGCTGTCGTTTATGGGTGTTATAAAATTTAGTGGTATGTTGAATATGACATCAGGATTAATGGTAACGTATGACGCCTACGTTTCGCTCGGAAGAATCGAAGAATTCCTTCTTCTGGAAAATCTGTTGCAAGCCTCGGAGAGTGATTTAAGCAACGAGCCTCAACAAAAAGCGAAAAGTACCGCAACTTACCTAAGTCGCagttacttgaaaaaagaagaggaaaatacGGAGAAAGTTTCCCTCTCTCGTGAATCAAGAGAATTAGGGCCTACTATATTATGTGTGTCAAATTTAAGCTACGCAAAAACGCATCATGAAGAGGAATTTATTCTTGAGGATATCAACTTCTTTGCACCTTCAAAGAGTTTAACAGTCATCACCGGACCGGTTGGAAGTGGTAAGTCTACTCTGCTCTCAGCGATCGCTGGTGAAATTTGGAACACCAGTGGGACGATTGATTATCAAGGGTCTGTCATTTACTTGCCTCAGACTGCTTGGGTGTTCTCGGgaacgataaaagaaaacattctgtttgGTCAACCCTACAAGGAGTCCAAGTACGAAAGAATAATCGACGTCTGTGCTCTGAAAGAAGACTTTCAGCGGTTACCTGATGGTGACCAAACAGTCGTTGGAGAACGCGGAGAGGTTCTGAGTGGAGGACAACAGGCGAGAGTAAGTTTAGCTCGTGCAGTTTATTCTGACGGAGATATTTATCTACTGGATGATCCACTGAGTGCTGTCGATGTTAAAGTTGGCCAACACATCTTTAACAAGTGCATCAAAGATCTACTGGGCGATAAAATCGTTCTGTTTGCCTCTCATCAGCAACAGCACATGGAAAACGCTGATGAAGTGATTGTGTTGTACAAAGGACGTGTCCTCGACAAGGGACGCTTTACTGAGCTGCAAGAAAAAGGTGTAATCAATTCAACTGTTGACCCGCTCTATAAAGCAGCTCTGAAGGACAAAACGGACTCATCTGAGCCGTTCTGCTGGGAAGATAAAGAGGAAGACAATGATGCTGAAAAGTGCCAGAAAATACATTCTCTGCCCAATGAAGCGAAGAGTTTGAAGATAGCAAGGGAGGATCGTTCAATCGGAGTTGTGACATCCAAGCTTTATTGGGACTATTTCAGAAGTGGAGCACATCCTTTGATGCTAACTGGAATGGTTGGTTTAAGTCTCATTACTCAAG CCATCATAGTTGCTCCAGACTTGTGGCTTTCGTTTCTTGCAAGGCTAAACCAAGAGGATCAGAAGAACAAGACTTATCTATCTGTCTTCGCCTGTCTGGTTGGCGCGTGTTTTATATTTACTATCGTTCGGGCTTACGGATTCTTCCTTGTTTGTCTGAAGTGCGCCGAACATCTTCACGATAAAATGgttgtggccattttacaaGCACCTGTCCTGTTCTTTGATTCTAATCCAGTGGGAAGAATCCTAAATCGTTTCTCCAATGATATTGGCTGCGTAGATGAGATGTTGCCCAAAACATTCCTGGCGGCAATGCAGATGCTCTTGGTGATATTTGGCCAAATTCTGGTAACAGTTGTCACAAATGTTTGGCTgatgtttcttgttgttccaATTTCCATGTTGGTCGTTTTTCTATCCAATTATTACTTGAAGACTGCCAGAGAACTAAAGAGGTTAGAGTCGATATCCCGAAGCCCAGTGTTCGCTCATTTTTCGGAGACCCTGATAGGACTGGACACGATTCGTACGAGAGGAAGACAGACAGATTTTGTGGATGCACTCTACAG ATATCAAGATGTTCATAATCAGGCGTACATTATGGTGATGGCCAGCGGTAGGTGGCTCGGTACACGTCTGGATTGTCTCGCTTCCTTGTTAGTCGGTGCATTTGCTGTGGCTGCAATCTTGGTATCTCAAGATGCCG cttacGCTGGTCTCGCTCTTGTTTACGTCATCCAAACTCTGAACGCGACTCAATACGCTGTTAGAAAAACGTCTGAAGTTGAAAACTACATGACGTCAGTTGAGCGAGTTATGACCTACACCCAACTCGATCAGGAGCCTGGATACGAAGAAGAACGAACACCGCCAAAAGACTGGCCTCGGAGAGGAAGTATTGTGTTGAGAGATGTATCATTGACGTACTATCCGATGGGACCTCAAGTGCTGAAGAACATCAATCTTAGCATCAAAGGAGGAGCAAAGATTGGAGTTGCCGGCCGTACGGGAGCTGGGAAGTCATCTTTTGTAGCAGCTCTCATGTGCATGCCTGATGCTGATGGAGAGATAGTCATCGACGACGTTCCAATTAAAGAGATAGGCCTCCAACAAGCTCGACGAGGTATCTCAGTTCTTGGCCAAAGTCCTGTTCTTTTTAGCGGATCTTTAAGGAAAAATCTCGATATTTTAGACAAGTTTCGAGACGCTGAATTATGGGAGGCTTTAGAGGatgtgcaactgaaagattttgtcgGGAGGCTTGAGGCCAAGCTGGATCACGAACTGCTGGAACATGGTGCTAATGTGAGTGTTGGAGAGCGGCAGTTAATTTGCTTGGCTCGTGTGCTGCTACAGCGAAGTAAAATCGTCGTCTTGGACGAGCCAACTGCGCATGTTGACCCAGACACAGAGCAGACGATTTGGAATGTAGTGCGGGACAAACTGAAGGAGTCGACTGTCATCACTATAGCTCACCGTTTGAACACGATAAAAGACTGCGAGAAGATTTTGGTCTTGAAAGATGGAAAAGTTAAAGGGTTTGACAATTTTGACTCAATAATGAACATTAAGTGA